The Synchiropus splendidus isolate RoL2022-P1 chromosome 11, RoL_Sspl_1.0, whole genome shotgun sequence genome contains a region encoding:
- the LOC128767778 gene encoding lamin-A-like yields the protein METPGQKKRGATSPTCITRQQEKENLGNLNDRLAIDIDKVRSREAENPGLRLRITESESLVSRDLSGIKSAYETELANARSERARLQLDLSKLREEHKELKASLLMTQPWWASSGTTTNPTTGARCAAWSSGAMTTTFA from the exons atggaaacgccGGGCCAAAAAAAACGCGGTGCCACTTCCCCTACTTGCATCACCagacagcaggagaaggagaacctTGGCAACCTCAACGACCGGCTGGCCATCGATATTGATAAGGTGCGCTCCCGGGAGGCAGAGAACCCCGGGCTACGACTGCGCATCACAGAGTCCGAGTCTCTGGTCAGCCGCGACCTgagcgggatcaagtccgcctACGAGACTGAGCTGGCCAATGCCCGCAGTGAGCGGGCCCGCCTGCAGCTGGATCTCAGCAAGCTGAGGGAGGAGCACAAGGAGCTGAAGGCCAG tttgctgatgacacaaccgtggtgggcctcatcaggaacgacgacgaatccaactaccggagcgaggtgtgccgcctggtccagtggtgcgatgacaacaaccttcgcctga